The Phalacrocorax carbo chromosome 2, bPhaCar2.1, whole genome shotgun sequence region CTTATGAAGACAGTAAGAAACTGGTGTCTTACATGGCTAGTAAGAAGAGACTAGGCAACTGAACAGTCTTCAAACTATCTAGAACAGCTGGCGTAGTTCACAGCATTACAGCCAAAAACCACTGCAGGAGCTCTGATTCATAATTTTTAGAGTTCAAGCTGTTTCAGGTTGCTGGTGTATTTTTGTCAATAATACTAAAAAGCAGCAAGCAGAATAAACGCCAGTAATTAAAGATACAGTCAAGTCTTCAGCGTTTGCTCAGTTTTATTAATCAGCTGTTCATACACACATTAGCACTGTAACTTCAACGCCTAGTCACTCCAAAATTCAGTGGCAAGGTAATTAAGTACTCCTTACCTTCAGAATTATTCTAGTATCTTCTTTACTAGAGCCTCCAACTACTCGAGTCACTCTATATTCCAACCACTGCTGAACGAcagctttctcttctgcagtaCTTCCAAGCAGTTGGTCTTTCTTAGCCTGTTTAACTAGGTGAACAGCTATGGTTGTTAATCCTGTCAGACCAGGACCATTGCTTGTTTGAAGAACAGGAACCtagaagaggaaacaaaagtgTAATACTAAACAACTAACTCAAAACGCAGTCTCTATAATAGCTTTTTTTGTAGCCCCtcaaaatgattttaaaagcaatatcaGAATTTAAAGTATTCATACTAGAAGGTAGTAACATCAAAAGAGTATATGTTCTCTTTTTACTCTTTGGGGtggtttattttcagattttatagAGGAAGTATATTCAACACATGCACAGGGACACACCAAGACACCTTTAGCTCCAATTAATCAAATTCTGCCAATATTagcaagaaaaagcagaaatctttTTAACTAACTGCTAACTTATTTTCATATTCAAGACTCCAACTTAAGATTGTCAAGTCAGTAGCATCCAATTTCTCTCCAATCAGACTGCAGACTTACTGAAATGCTTATTCATACTTACTGTTCTATTGCCAAATACTCTGACAGAAGGCAGTAGTGCACTGGTATCAGGGGAGGACAACACAACACACCTCTAGTTTAAACCATGGATTTGTTAGTTACACTACTACATGTTATACTGCAGGAAAGGAAATTGACCTGCCAAGAGTCAGGAATTACATGAATGAATTGAAACTCAATGCAACAGACTAAAGCCCATGCAGTCATTTATGAAATCAAATGATAGAGGAGAAACTGATTAAAATGCAAtacttagttttcctttttagtgTCTGATCACACAGAGAAGCCTATGTCCAAATTTAATTAATATAAGATGCAAGCTGAAAGCTTAACattcattttgcagttttacCAAGAGTCTTTGACTCCTATTCAATTTTTCCACTGAACAATGGTCAGAAAAACTGCAGCCAGATCTAGTTACTTGATTTTTCAGACTTTACAGTAATAGCATTAAAACATCAGTTGTGTTGTTAAAGAACTGAGGAAGCTTTTGCAACCAAACAATTCTTCAGGAGCCTAATCATAAAGACTAAGTCAAGAAAAACACATACAAAAGCATATGCCAACCACacagcttttttcctctgttgcctTTCTCTGAGACAATCATATAAAGGCCCTCCCACATTAGTGACACCCTCAGCCCCACACTACATTTTTCATGCCTCGGGTGCCTCTTAAACCATGGAACTTAATGCTTCCATACAAACTTCAAGATGTCAAAACACCTACTTCAAAAGAGCAGAACATTTAAAAGCGACAGCTCTTTACTACAGGTGCATTTTTGATACTAACAACTTGTCTTTTTCGCATAATTTAACTACACCGGCACAGATATAATGTGCGCCGGCACCAAGAAAATGCAGGAAGATGAAGAGCAGTGTAAGAACAGGTACGTCTTAAGCCGACGTCCCTCCAACCACACGCGATAACCCTTCCACAGGCAGCGGGAAGAGACTTCCAAAACCTGCCAGCGGCGAGCGCGGCCCTACAGCCACAGCTTAAGGCGGGTGGTGGGGGAAGGTGCAGAGGGAGCCAAGGCGAACCCGCCATGCCCGAGGGGAAGAGCTGACGGCGGGGGACGCCCGGCTGAGGCCGGCACAgggcccgcccgccccgcagAGGCGCGGAGGAAGCCCCAGCCACCACAGCACCGGGGAAATGGGGGGCACGGCCTggcggggaggcgggagggGACTCGGCGGGACAAGAGGCGGCCGGGGGAGAGGATTAGCGGACACCCGCGCACGGCGCTGCCCGCTCCCGGCCCCTCCTCGCTCCCTTCACCTTCCGCTCCCCCTGGACGCCGTACTTGCTCCCTTTCGGCAggcccagcagctgctccagcaaagCCAGCTCCTCGGCGCCCGGCCTCGGCCCCGCGGCAGCCGCCATCTCCTGTGGAGGGCCACCTGCGAAAGTAAGGGCAGCCACAACCTCCACTCAGCAACAACCGCCGATCCCATTGGAAGACGGGACCACCGCACTGCCGAAAGAACCCTCACTGCTATTGGCCTGAAATACCGGCCAGCCAATCAGACGCTCGACGCAGCCGACGTCCGCGCCGAGCCGGCCTTTGCGCTAAAACctcacgggggggggggggtgggttgtGAAGAACGGTGGATTACAAAGGGCGCATGCGCAGCTGAGGGAACACAGCCCCCGCCCACAGGTTGCTTTGCGCATGTGCGCGCCGGGGGCTGGGAAGGCGCTAAGCCACGCCCTCAGGGCGTGTCCTCAGGAAGGGGCGGAGCGAACTGTGGGGTGCCTGCCGcgcccctctcccctcctcggTCGGGTTTGCCGGGAGCGGCGGCCGTTGGGGTGGCGTTCGCTGCTGAGGCACCCGCTTGCCAGCCCTGCCTTCTTCCAGCCCCTGAATTCTGAACTTGCTGTCGCAAGTGTAGCCAAATTTAGCAGAAAACCTGACGTTTCGGAGAGAGTTACGTTACCGGAGATTTTgtgaaatgaaggaaggaaggtcaCGCGTAACCGAGCCATTACGCGCGTCGATCAAGGGCatcagaggaagaggagggataGAAGTAGGGTTAAGAAAAGCGTGTTAATGAACCGTGGTTAATGATAGTAGCAAAGTTAAGAGATAAAAAAACGCAAAATGTGAGCTGGCCGTGAAATAGCCTGATTGAATTGCACGTCAGTGTGCTTCAGCTTTGTTAAAGACATGATTTTGTCACCTTTCTAACTGCCGATACTCTGCTGTGGATGTCATACCTCTACACCTGATCATAAAtgttagaaatgaaaacaattttagaTTGGCAGGTCTATTTGTGCACAATATCAAAGTGTAATTCTTGACAAAAGACTATCAAATAGCAAACTAGCGAGCAAACAAGGAGCTAGTCTTGTCCCACTAATGACAATTTCCAAACAGAGACTCAGCTATTACTGCGTTAGTCCTCGTAAATAAGATGATTCCGACAAATGTCCTGGTTCTTCAATTAAACGCTTTGTCTTGATACAAGGTGACATTCAGATTTGGACCTTCTGTGGCAGAAAAAGTCTGAAAGTGGCCACAGAGCCTTCCTCTGAGCAGGGAGCAATTCTGAAATAGTGAGTGGATTTTTAAGCTTTTACAGGAATTTGTCCAATCTTTTATATTAACATCTGCAAAgcacttcatttaaaaaaataattgctctgCCTTGAAACTGGCATTGCTCTTTGCAGAgtctttttaattcttcagcTCCTTTCCTGCAGCAATATTTTGAAATGCTAGTGTTCCAGCTGTGTTCCAGTATGATATCAATGAGTGATCTAAAATTGTACAGAAAGTCTTCATTTTCAGTGGGGaaattaacagaaatgttttgccaattttttaaaaaagctaattGATTGTTTCATTATTGAAAGATTTCACTTTCAATAATGAACCATCTGTCAGTAAATAGATACTTAAATTTACagcttattttatatatttataatttttaaatgctttggaaCCTAGAAAGTAAGACATACCAGTGAGAAGTATTAGCGTCGATGGATTGAAATATCTATTAGCAACAATAAGAAGGTTACAATTTTAGTCATATGAAATGataaagcttttttgtttggctttccTCCCACCACAAAGTTTTAAAGTCCTTGGAAGGGGAAACTTTATAAATTAGGTGGAGGAGATTGACTGCTTACGGTTGTGTAGCAGTTTTCCCTTGATAACAGTGCTTAGCAgtgtctctctccctttctttttctgtgcacaCTTCTTCCCTCATTCCATTAGGTGGAGCTTTGTGATTAAGTCTGCAGAAGAAACTTGCTTCGAAGTGCAAAATAATTCGCCACGGaatggctgggggaggaggcgAACGAAGCCTACTTTGCTTAGAGGTATCGGTGTCCTGTACGCAAGCTCGGTACACAAAAATCTGAATCAAGATGCTCACACACAAGgaaaataacttgaaaaatCGATTCTGTCAAACGGAGCGCTGCTCTAATCTGCTGTTATCATAGTCAAGTTCCAAACCTAAAATACCTGAGGTTATAAATTAAATGtcaaatataattaatttgGCACTTGAAACATGAAGTGGATGACTGTCCTTTAGAGAAAGCCTGACAGCTTTATGTATGTCACATTGGTATCTGTTAAAACGAGCTTTACATGCCAGACGAGCCTTGTGTGAATCATATTGCTGTTAGCTGTACCAGAATTTTGTCAATGTAATAAGTCTCAGAACAGTTTTCCCCTTAATTGTCTGAGGCTTTTGCAAGACAATATAAATCAAGTGTCATCTGCCTCATCTGtgcaaaataatgtttttatcaTACAGCAAATAagcaatttatttcttattcattACTGGAGAAGTTATTGTTGAATATTTACATACAAATCTATATTTTATACAAATGGAGAATGTTTTCTGCCCTGTGCCTTGGACCCACTGCAGTTAcagtttaaatccagttttccTTCTACCTTCTAATATTCTGTAGCAGTGGCTGTAGGTCCTGTAGTACCCTTCCACAGGGAGGTTCAGCTTGTAGCTGCGTGTACCGCTCCGTCCTCAGCCCACTGCTCCAATGCATGGAGGCCCCTTCTTCCATTCTTGCCTCCCCTTGCccaaaccagaagaaaagacacctttcttcactttttgcattttgcatcCCTGCTTTGCACAATGAACTACGCTAGCCTTAACGCTCATTTATTCGCAGGGGAAATGGGGAAGGCGAGTTTGCCCAATGGATGCTTTTAAACAGTTGGTGAAATCAAAATATCAATAAACCACAATATTTCCCATTAATAGGACCAGTAGGACCTTCCTAATCCAAACTCTATAAAAATTCCCCAAGCAAAGGTTTAATAGCAGAGTGCTGCAGCAAGGTTTCATTGCTGTAGTTtcatgattaatttttaaatgcgTGTAACAAACCAGCTAAATGTTTGTGGCTGATGCCCTTTATACCACCTGATCTACAGCCTGTGTGAGTGGAGATGTTCCTGTAGCTTAAGAGCAtaaagaaaaggaggctgagaccTTGCTGCTGTTACTTTGCTCGTTGAAATGAGGGGAATGTGTGCAGTCAGACTAAAAGATCCAGACTTGTTCCTGGTCCCTGTGGAGGCTGAATGAAGCAAAGAtgaaattggcttttttttttttttccccaagttctCTTCGAAAATCGAACACAAGAAAAGAATGATTCTTGTAACAGCCCTCTCTCCTATGCTTCagcttcccttttctcctgctcaACCCTGTGCTGTACAACAGAAACACCAGCCCCAGGTCTGTGTTAAAATTTAGCCATTCTTGTATGTGTCAAGCAGGAAACAActcaaaagcaatattttagaCATAAGAGGCacaataattttatctttttgtctGATTTCCAGTAGGTTACACCCACAAAAGGACTTCTAGCTGGAAGCCTGTCTGCAGGCAACGACCCAGAGATGTTACTGTCCCAGCCGCCAATTTTAGCCTAAGTGCATTctgaaggaaagagggaagggagagtTGCTGTGATATTACTGCTGTGAGAGCGCAACACCAAAAGTAGGGCGAGGGAGACTTGTCATACTCCTGAGAAGACTGATCTCATGCACATGCAGGTCTTAATTTAGCAAAATATGAATATGTTTATATTCATTGAAGTCAGAGCGACAACAGGATTCATCGCTGACCATGGTGAAATTGACTTAATTCTTTTTGTCTCCTGTTCCATGGAAGGCGACTGCAAGTCACGGCGCTGCCCAGGCATTACAGTGATTTAAGGTCATCGTCTCAGTTGCAAGGCAGTGCCAGATCCACAGGCAGGATAGCTGCATTACTGCACCGCTGCATAAATGCTAATTAGCCCAGGTAGGAGGCAATTAGCTCTGTACTGCTGTGCCCATTTTTAATGTGTTCCCTGAACTTTGTTATAGGCTTGTCTGCGTTTGGGTCTCAAGAGCATCCTGACTCCAATCTGAGATTAAACAACTGTTGAATGTGGGTGTGAGTTTGGGTTTGAtaattccaaaataattttgactaTTTTCCATGGATCTGAAGACCAATCAACAAAGAGAGTGTATGTATTcatatgcatatacacatatatcTGTAATAAACATCTCACTGATGTTCCTTTGAAGTGTTTTTTGTCAGAAAGCCCAGGTAACTTCATTGTTCAATAAGGAAAGATTCAACTCTTGGGCACTGACTGTCACAAATTTGATTTTCCTGAGGCAAAATCTGGACCTGCATGGAAAATTTACTGAGCGATCTGCAGAAACATATTCTATCCTCAGTTCCATCCTTGTTTCTTAAGTCAAATTGACTATCCTTTATTGCTCACTCGCCTTCCACATTAGAAGGtgtcattaaagaaaaacaatcaaaagTGATGGGTGTACGGAAATGAAGAACTATGGAAAACAGCTGATTGTTTGGCACAGAAGGGAACAAACTGATGTCTGAAATACTAGTCTGAGCGCTCGGGTTCGGTGTGGCAGGGGACCACGGGTTTGTGCAGTGTTTGTGCATACCTGGCACGAGCAGTTCTGCTCCTGACAGACAGCTAAACAGATGAAGCAGATAACTACTTGTAAAAGTTGTATACCTAAAACAGTACACCTAGTTCATCATGTGTAAACGTGGTATATTTGGTTGTTGAAAATGTAATCTGCCTCTTCTCTTACAGCTAAGTAAGTGCTGGGTTTTGCCTGCTGTGTTTTTGAGAACAAACGTGATCGTTGTAACTGAATCGCTGCTGGCAAGCTGTTCTGGGGCATATGCCCTACTTACATAAAGCAGAGTCCTGGGATGAAAAAGGCTAAGCTATTTCAGCATACGCCGTCAGTAACGTGCCGCGTTAGTCCAGAGTAGTTCTGTTCTTTGTTCTCCAGCTATCGCTGTGCTGAGCTGCAAATACGTCCTGAACGTACACTAGATGGCAGGCGGGTCAGGTGGCTGGAAAGGAGCCTTGCCCATTCATCACAcagcctgctctcctgcctccaAAAGATCAATTGGTCTTCCCCGGGCCTACACAAAAGCACGTGTGGCTCGCTGTACTGCATATGAGTATGCAGTCAGCGGTCTAGAAGCTGATCCAGCCCTCTGCCCATAAGGTCCTAGGCCGTGTTGTTTCCAGCAgatttgcttttgccttttagCCGACAAGGAGAAGATGCCTGATCAGTAACAGCTCGATCAGTAGCAGCTGTTGTTGAGAATAAGGCTTGTGTTAGAGAAGTGGATGTGTTAAAGAAGTGCTGTCAGCACCTGAGGCAGGCTCTGATGGCTTGTCTTCAACAGTAGACTCCTGTATTTGCcctgcaggagatgatggcAGCTTGTCGCAAAATTTTTGTAGCAGAACATCTTTCCAGTGTCCCGTGTTTGCCCCAGGAAGAAAGATGCCTACAACATTGCCCTTAAAGTGGAGATCTCATTGCGATGCCGGCACGTACAGCCTTGAATACCTCAGTGCTTACTGTAGGATCCTTTGGGAGCTGCTGTGATACAAGGTCAAATTCAGCCCTCATGTAAGCTGGTGTGGTCCTTGCTTGACCCACAGCTTTGTGCTGTCAGCTTTCACCTCTCCTGATGTCCTTGAGGAAAGGGTGAATTTGAAAGGAGGTGTCACATCACTATCAGATTATTCTAATGTCATAGGTGAGTCTCTCAGGGCCCTAAGAATAAAccacattttgaaaatagtctttccagttgctttttttttccatcggTGATATTCGTAGGAATGCCATGAGTGGTcattggttgcttttttttctcaagcAAAAAGTTTCCTTAGTGCTGAGTTGCAATCAGTCAGGCGCATTTAGGATTCCTGCTGTGGAATGTGAATTCCTGAACTGGTGCACCTCTTCTGATTTTAACTATCAACTAATATCCAGATTTTAAGGACACAACTACTCTACAGTCAGACTCATGCTAAGGTAGTTATTAGCACATATGAAACAAGTCTATACTGAGGATTTTAGGGAGATGCTTTACatgttgctgtgctgcttttggctggcgtagagttaattttctccatagcaGGTAGTATGGGTCTGTGTTTCGGATTTCTGCTGGCAACAGTgctgataatacagggatgttttagttactgctgagcagtgctgacacagagtcagggccttttctgcctctcaccccaccccaccagcgagcaggctgggggtgcacaggaagctgggaggggacacggctgggacagctgaccccagctgaccaaaggaaCATCCCACACCATacaacatcatgctcagcatataaagctgggggatgAAGAAGGGATGGGGGGATGTCTGGAGTAATGGCATtttatcttcccaagtaacGGTTACGcatgacggagccctgctttcctggcgatggctgaacacctgcctgcccatgggaaggagtaaatgaattccttgttttagtttgcctgtgtgtgtggcttttgctttacttattaaactgtctttatctcaacacaggagttttctcacttttacccttctgattctctcccctgtcccactggggtggggggagtgagcgagcggctgcgtggtgcttactttctggctggggttaaaccacgacagttgCAGGGCTAGAGGACTCCACAGAAGCAAGATAGTTTTTGTTGCCAGTGCATCTACACCTGCTCAGTACACCCTAAACAATAAATGGTggaaaacctgctttttttccagacttttgTCTAGAGTAAAATACTACTGCTTGTGGCTGCCTGTCATTTGAGAATTACGGAGAGGAGTAGCTTCAATTGCCTTACTCACCCAGTAAGCTAGTAAAATAGTTGGGACTCTTGAGAAGAGGTCACGAGAATCTCAGTTTGAATGAACAGACACAATTAGAAACTAGGAAGTTTAAATTCAGTTTATAAGAGGCTCTAAATACAGTGCACTTTTGAATTCCAGACAGTTTCATACTCGGGTGGGTTAAAACCACACCTGGATGCTGTACTGTTGCACTCTGTGGGGTTTGGAATAGCTAATTGCCAatcccagcagctcctctgcccccCCTTTTATTCCATCCGTCTGCACTGACTACACGGTTTTGTGAAGTTGTTCAGAGAAACACCTTGTTTTGGAGGCACGTCTCGTGAAAGAGCAGCCCTGACGGCTCTCCAGGGCAGGTATGGCCTGTGTCGCTGTGTACCGGATGCATTGTGTGTATTAATTGTTGTGAGAGGGTTCTGCCTCTACATTTATGCTTCTCTCCCAGATGAAAAGCCTTTATGGCCTTCAGCGTTGCAACTTGCAGCACTTAGATAATGCAGTAAaatcagcaacagaaaaaagaggaaTCAGGCTTCAGTTGTTGCTAATCTAACCATCTGACACTTCCTAGAGCGTCTGTACATTTTCTCTAATAGGACAGGAATGATCAAACACTACgcacagaacatttttcttttgatctttTTGAGTTAATGGGGAACCACTCAATAAAACTAGGAAGTgttgcagaacagaaaaatgagaaaaaagtaaGACAGGCTTGACATGGTGAATAGGCAGGTGTATTTATTGAGCCATGAACACCGAGAGTGTCCTTCACTGGGTGGCAGCTGGTGGCAAAGGAAAGCTTAGAAACACTTTCTCCTGCAAATGTGGTTTGAGACAAGTTGCACGAAGACAACAGGAGCAAACATCAGAACGCAAGCAGACAAATGAAAATGTGGAGCAAAGGACTCACCATAGTTTGCGTTCTGTTTCGTACACACGCAATCACAAGGTTTATCTGTAGCAAAGCCCCTTGAAGCTGGCATTGCGggtgaaaataaatgttacgTTCCTTCATTTGTTCTTTGCTTCTCCTTACTCGGTCTCTTTCACCTTTTAATTGCTGGAGACGTAAACGtacaaagtaagaaaacatattaaaaatataaaattgtaaTTAAAGCAGTACTTTGtgtaacttttttaaaagcattttttccattaaagcaACTTtcttaaagataaaaaatgttTGGAATATATGTTATAGACCCAGGCCAACACAAACTCTGTCTGCGGGAGGCTGTCTCTGTGAGAAGAAATTTACATTTAGCTTTTGGCAAATGTGTGTGTTTGATGTGAGTGCATACATTACCCAAAGGAAAAATCTGTATTAGTGTGGAGATGTCAGACAATGCTCTGCTACAAAGACACACGATGCTTCACCCAGGACTGCAGGAAGAATTACACACCAAGCTTATGAGCTTAAGTTATGTTGCACCGTAACCCACGAGTTTGATAGCAGATCCACCAGAAGAAAACAGGGCCACAAATAGAAGATTATCCTGTCCTCCAGCACTTCTGCGAAATCACACAGTTCCTCCTTTTCCtaggtgttttgggttttttttgttaatttaggCTTTTGTAATGaactctcctccttttccctgtgctccctgcagTGATCTTCAGTCTTGCTTCCCGTCTCCATCCAAAACTTGTCAAAACCATACCCAGCCATGcagcctttttttaatttatttttaatttatttttttcttttaacaactGTTTAtatgctgctgtgttttggaaagcATTTTGTGGAGGTGAGGAGTGAGGTTTATGTGGTGACGAGTATTTGAATCGATTACAGCAAGAAAGTATAATGCAAAAGAGGGTTATCATTATCAGCTGCTGGGTGTTGCTCGACACATCTGTGACATTGTGAAAAATCTGGTTTAGAATTATTTGAGCCCACAATCTGGGGGACTGTAATTGGGTTTTACTTCGCAGAAGCTTACAGAGGTTCAGACAATAGTTTATAAAATATACACAGAGATCAAAGTGGTTTGAAATTCAGACTGATTTTCTATCGTTTTTTTGGTGCGGGAAAAATGAATAAACCCTCAAAACACTTTCATTTAAGGCCAGTTCCTGCCAGCAAGGGAAATTTAATCCACTCAAGCCACCAAATCATTGAGTACATTTATTCATTAAAGTAATCAATCAGTGGaaataggtttttctttttatatattaaatggCAAAAATGATGAGTTCATAAAAATGTCAAGAAATTTTCATCTCTGCTATCTCTTTTCTTAGGTCAGCTGTCTTTAAATGTATTATCCCATTTGTGGGAATCTTACTTATTCTGTCTTTCTTGTGGAAAGCTGAGTATTGAGTATTACAGAGAGATTAAAATTGAGTAGAAACTATAGAAAATGTCAAACATAGCAGAAATCATGACACTTGCTCTTTTGACTAGTCACTAACGCATCAACAGTTGTTAATTTTTGAAGCTAGTACTCTGGCAGTGTTACATTAATACATCAGTCACAGCAACTTTTTGTTTACGTTTTTGCTAGCATCTACAAGTTTGTCAAGATCTATCGTCTCTTTCCCTTATGCAGttgtcttcttttattttgacaAATGGATCCTTGCCAAGAAGTTATGTATGTGCCTTGCACATCATCATTTGGAAGCAGGAGACAACGTTGCAGTTATAATTTTTCTCTACTATTTATAACGCAGGCTGCTTCTTTGAGATCTTTTACTGGAAAAGACCTGGTGAAGAGAAACATCAACCGTCCATTTGCCGCGGCAAATAAAATTACATGCATTTTTTGTCTGACATACTCTAAACCTAGAACTTAAGTTCCTTTTACTTTAGGAAAGATGAAGCGCCTCCCAGGTTCTTCTCTGAGCTCATGTTCATTTAGGAAAGTAGGAATGTAAAGGGACCGACTGTGTGTGGAGAAATTCAGTGTCTTACATCTGCAGGCAGTCGTGTAATACAGGCTTACCAAAATTTATAAAACACCCTGTAAGACCTTTGAATGAAAGATGTCACAATTGTTATAAAGATTCTAAACCTCAAAAATGATGTCACAAGTAAGGAAGAGATGAAATAAAGGGCATTGCAAATACTCTTGATGAAGCAGGAATTTCTTAGGTGACGTTTCTTGATCTTCTCAGGAAGACATGGGACCAGGGGCCATAGGCCATGCCCCAAGCTCCAGAGGAGGAAGGATATTTCTAGttaatttcctgaaataaaatttcatccTGAAATGTGTTGTTGCCAAACCATCAGTTTGCTACTATTGAGTCTGGTGTCAGGTTTAACCCTGAGAGTGTGAAAAAGACACGAATACCTGATCTTCCTCGATAGTGCCAGGAACATCTACCAcctcccccagcactgcagctccATCTGTGGCCAATCTTCAGAGGAAATTGATTGACAGCAGCCCTGAAGTATGGACTAATTAAATATATCATAAGTAGGTTGCAGTGAACACAAATCAGCTTGACCCAAAAAATTTTGGTTCCCAGATGTCAGCAAGATTTCTGTTTAGCTTTTTAATATGGTCAGGGTCCAGAAGCA contains the following coding sequences:
- the EEF1E1 gene encoding eukaryotic translation elongation factor 1 epsilon-1 yields the protein MAAAAGPRPGAEELALLEQLLGLPKGSKYGVQGERKVPVLQTSNGPGLTGLTTIAVHLVKQAKKDQLLGSTAEEKAVVQQWLEYRVTRVVGGSSKEDTRIILKDLNIHLEDKVYLAGNIFTLADILMYYGLHHIMVDLTVQEKEKYLNVSRWFNHIQHYPGVRQHLSNVIFIKNRLYTNAH